A section of the Streptomyces xinghaiensis S187 genome encodes:
- a CDS encoding branched-chain amino acid ABC transporter substrate-binding protein: MTLIRRGTMAAAAMALGLTITACGGSLTQDNSGGDSSGTIKLGMLTPLTGSSAAIGPYMKDGAQLAVDEINAKGGVDGRKLSLTVEDEACDPKTAAAGAAKLVSAGIDISVGGYCSSATLPTLSIFGKAHIPMLIPAANSADLVSQKQQNVFLLNGTGIQQAEAASKFIKAAGSKGVALVDDNTSYSTDITKRTEEGLKQSGVEVVNHQSVTAGESDYSGAINAVLDSKADFIYWTGYYQEGGLLIKQLKAAGYKGEIMVADGSVDAKLIQIAGQKNAQGVFATMTQTPQTIPGGEAWVAKYKEKFGSEPGPYSTQAYDAVRVAAEAVRKAGSTDGQAVTSALEQIDGLEIFSGPLKFTAQHTLSAGGFDILVVRDDNFVLNK; encoded by the coding sequence CGCCATGGCACTCGGGCTCACCATCACTGCATGTGGCGGCAGTCTCACCCAGGATAATTCCGGAGGCGACAGTTCCGGCACCATCAAGCTCGGCATGCTCACGCCGCTGACCGGCAGCTCGGCCGCCATCGGCCCCTACATGAAGGATGGAGCCCAGCTCGCAGTCGACGAGATCAACGCCAAGGGCGGGGTCGACGGCCGCAAGCTCTCGCTCACCGTCGAGGACGAGGCATGCGACCCGAAGACGGCCGCCGCCGGCGCCGCCAAACTCGTCAGTGCCGGCATCGACATCTCGGTCGGTGGCTACTGTTCCTCGGCGACTCTGCCGACGCTGAGCATCTTCGGCAAGGCCCACATCCCCATGCTCATCCCGGCCGCCAACTCCGCAGACCTGGTCTCCCAGAAGCAGCAGAACGTCTTCCTGCTCAACGGCACGGGCATCCAGCAGGCGGAAGCCGCGTCGAAGTTCATCAAGGCGGCGGGCAGCAAGGGCGTCGCCCTGGTAGATGACAACACCTCGTACTCCACCGACATCACCAAGCGGACCGAAGAGGGTCTGAAGCAGTCCGGCGTTGAGGTCGTCAACCACCAGTCGGTCACCGCGGGCGAGTCGGACTACTCCGGTGCCATCAACGCGGTACTGGACTCAAAGGCGGACTTCATCTACTGGACGGGGTACTACCAGGAGGGCGGCCTGCTTATCAAGCAGCTCAAGGCCGCGGGTTACAAGGGCGAGATCATGGTTGCGGACGGTTCGGTCGACGCCAAACTGATCCAGATCGCCGGGCAGAAGAACGCGCAGGGCGTATTCGCGACGATGACTCAGACGCCGCAGACCATTCCCGGTGGCGAGGCCTGGGTCGCCAAGTACAAGGAAAAGTTCGGCTCCGAGCCCGGTCCCTACTCAACGCAGGCATACGACGCGGTGCGCGTCGCCGCGGAGGCGGTCAGGAAGGCCGGCTCCACCGACGGCCAGGCCGTCACCAGCGCGCTCGAACAGATCGACGGCCTTGAGATCTTCTCCGGCCCGCTGAAGTTCACGGCCCAGCACACGCTGAGCGCCGGCGGCTTCGACATCCTCGTTGTCAGAGACGACAACTTCGTCCTGAATAAGTGA